The Reichenbachiella carrageenanivorans region AGCACCGATGATTATTTTACCTTTTTTGGAAAATAGTTTTAAACATGGAGTAAACGAAGAACTGGACAAGTCGTGGGTTTACTTGGAGCTCTCATTGAATGAAAATACACTCAAACTCAGCATAGAAAACAGCAAAAGTGAAACACAGCGACTCAATGATAGAGAGCATGGTATCGGGCTTAAAAATGTGAAGCGTAGGCTGGATTTGCTTTATCGAAACGACTACCGACTCGAAATCATCGATGGCGCAAGAACCTTTACGGTACTGATGGAAATAAATTTTAGAAAAACGGCATGAAATGTATAATAATAGACGATGAGCCGCTGGCTATAGAAGTCATAGAATCGTATGTAGATCGTATCGAGTCACTAGAGCTGGTGGGCAAATTTAGAAATGCTATCAAGGCTTTTGATTATATCCAATCTGGCGAACCTGTCGACCTGATATTTTTGGATATTCAGATGCCAAAGTTGACGGGCATCGAGTTTTTAAAAACACTACATCAGCCACCTCAGGTGATTTTCACTACCGCTTATCGCGAATATGCACTGGAGGGTTTTGAGCTCGAAGTGCTAGATTATTTGCTCAAGCCTATTTCGTTTGATCGATTCATGAAGGCCGTGTCCAAAGCCTTACATCAGCAGCAATCGTTGACCAAAGAAGTGGGAGTGACCACGACTGTGGAAGGAGATGATTTCATCTTTTTCAAATGCGACAAGAAAATGATCAGGATCTGTCTCAAAGACATTCTCTATATAGAAAGTGTAAAGGACTATGTGAAGATCAAAACGGCAGAGAAAGAAATCGTTACGCACGAAAAAATCAGTGTGTTAGAAACCAAATTGCCTACCCCGTATTTCATTCGAGTTCACCGGTCGTTTATTGTAAATATTCCCAAAATAGAAAGTTATTCTGCTAGTGAGATTGAGCTCAACCAAGAGAGTATCCCTGTTGGGAGAAATTACAAACTCGACGTGATGGAACGCTTAGGTAAGATCGTGCTTTAGCTTTCTTGCAGATCAAATTCGAATAGGTCTACGAGGTGCTGTTTGAGTTTACCCTGTACTTCCTGCAAGTTTGGCTTTTCACCCAATTCAAATTCTAGAGAGGTTACGGCCTTGTCGTCGATTCCACATGGGATGATGTTTTGAAAATAATTCAAATCAGTGAGTACATTGAAGGCAAAACCGTGCATGGTTACCCATCGGCTGGATTTCACGCCAAGTGCACAAATTTTGCGTGCTTTTATGGGATTGTCGATGTCTATCCAGACACCAGTCAAGCCATCTATTCTGCCAGCTGCTATATTATAGTCGGCCAGCGTGAGAATGACGGCTTCCTCCAAAAAACGCAAGTATTTATGAATATCTGTAAAAAAGTTATCTAAGTCCAGAATTGGATAGCCCACGATTTGCCCTGGGCCATGATAGGTAATGTCCCCTCCTCGATTGATCTTGTAAAATGAAGCGTGTTTTTCTGCTAGTCCTTTGTCGTCTAGCAGCAGATTGGCTTGATCGCCAGATTTGCCCAGCGTGTACACATGAGGGTGCGAGCAAAAAATCAGGTAGTTAGGTGTCAGGGTTTGTTCGGCGGATTCCTTTTTTCGGTTTTCTATTTTGAGGGCTACGGTCTTGTCAAATAATTCCGTCTGATAGTCCCAGGCCTCTTGATAGTCGATCAAACCCAGATCGATAAATTTTGTTTGCTTGTTCAGTACTTGATTCATTACCCTTTTTAGCGTACTCGTTATTTCTTTTTGTGATCACCCCGTTTCAGCGACTTGATGAATTCGCCCCAAGCAAAAGGGTTTAGCAGAGGAATCGATGTGGTTTGAAACCTAGCATTGTAGGTCGTCATCTGTTGGGTCATATAAAATTGATAGTTGTTGGCTCCGCTCATTGGTAGATTCTTGTACATCTTATTTAGCATGGCCTGATCCATGCTTTGCTGCATGTTTTTGTACTGATATTGGTAAGGGACCTGCATAGCCAGGATGGCCTCTTTGAGCAGTTCCTCTGTAGGGAAAGGGTAAATTTCCAATTCAGGCAGGTAGGTGGTGTCGGCGAGCAGTTCGATGATTACGGTGTAGTTGTCGCTTTTTCCTTCAGGAATGATCAAATGCATTTTTTCATAACCGATCGCACTGATGATTAAGCTGTCATTTTCCAATACGGGCATTGAGAAGTATCCGTAGGGGTTGGAGGTGGTGCCTCTCCCTCCTTTGGGAGTAAATATGTGAACACCCGGTACGCCAGAGGTACTATCTTCACCCACCACAATTCCAGAAAACTGGATGATTCGCTTGTCCGTTTGTCCGAAAGAGACAAAAGCGTAAGACATAAATATGATACTGAAGAGGCCTGCTAAAATGTGCTTCACTAATTCTTTTTCTTTAATTAATGCTAATTTGCATTTGATAGTTTGCTAGTAGCAAAACTACACAATTATTCAGCAATCCTTTAGGGCTGGTTTGGTCTCCTATAATTTATAAACTAACAATACATGCAGCTAAAGCATTTTAACCTTCAATTTGGCTCTCAGATATTTAAGTCTTTTTCTGAAGAAGCTCGCGTGCGTATCATGTTTTTATTGTTTCATCAAAACGAACTGAGTATTTCAGATATCGAACATGTATTGGATTTTACACAGACCAAAACGTCGAGACATATTTCCTACCTCAAACATGCTGGTTTATTAAACTCACGAAAAAAAGATCAGTGGGTTTTTTATCAAATCAAGGAAGAAGTGATGGGAATGGTTTCACAAATTTTCAAATTTCTAAATAAAGACCAGCAACTACAGAAGGATCTCGAAACGCTCAAAGTACTCGAATCAAATAGAGAATTATCTATCAATAAAAAACCAATGCCCTATTGAAAACTTATAAACATCTGTTTTTTGATCTTGATCACACGCTTTGGGATTGGGATGCTAATGCTTCTGAAACCCTAATCGAGCTGTATCATCGGTATGACTTGGGCAAATACGGTGTGTTGAATGCTGATTTGTTTAGAGACGTATTTTTTCATGAAAATACAATTTTGTGGAAAGAGTTGGATGCTGGCAGGATAGACAAGTTTTACTTGCGTAACCACCGATTTAGGATCGTGATGGAGGCCGTCAATGCCAATATGAAAAGTATCAAGGAAGATCTGCTAGTGGATATCAATGCTAATTTTCTCAAGGAGTGTTCTCAAAAAAAGCGAGTGATAGAAGGTGCTTTTGAGGTGTTAGATTATTGTAAAGACAAATTTGATTTGCACATTATTACTAATGGATTCGAAGAAGTGCAATCCATCAAAATGGAATACTCAGGGTTGGATAAATATTTTGATAAAATTATCACTTCAGAAAAAGCGGGGCATAAAAAACCAAATGCAGGCATTTACCAATATGCCATCAAGCACACTGGTGCAGTGCTAGAGGATTCTTTGATGATTGGCGATAACCTGATGACCGACATCAAAGGCGCTAGAGACTATGGAATGGATCAGGTCTATTATAATCCTCTAGGTCAGGCATATTCAGATGATGTTACCCTTGAAATCACCGAATTGAGACAAATCATACCCTTTTTGGAAGGCTAGTGGGGAGTTAAAATTGGTTAAATGCAGACCGATACATACTCAAAACCGTAAATTTGAAACATGAATAAAATGGCTATTCGGGGGTTGATAGTGGCTATGGGGCTTTCGCTTCTAGGGTTGGTGGTCTTTCAGGTGTATTGGATTGGCAGTATCGTTAGTGCCAATGAGGAGGCTTTTAAGCGAAATGTGCAAGATGCTCTGACGACCGTGGCACAAAAGCTGGAAAAGAAGGAGGCTCTGATTGTGGCAGTGGATAATTTTCACACCAATTTTGCTTTTAAAAGCCCTTCTGAAAATGACTCTACGCAGTTTGAGTTGATCGAAAGCACGTTTGAGAAGAAGGTCATTCAAGTGCAGGATTATGCTAAGGACACGGCTCGTCGACCAGAGTGGCTGAGTTTTTACTTTGACTCTGAAAAAGGGAATGCCAAAAATATGGCAGTAAAGTTTACCGAAGAGTCTTCTGATGAGCATAATGTCAGCATTTTCATCAAAGAAGATGAAATGGATTCTATCATCACCAACAATTTAGAATATCAAAAGCGGTTGAAGCGAATTGCTAAAAAAAGCGAATATGTGCAATTGGCCATGCATGAGCTATTTGCCGGAGTGAAATCTCTCAAAAGCCGAATCAATGAAGAAGAAACAGATTCCCTACTAAAAGTCACTTTGCTAGACGAAGGGATCGATTTGGCGTATGATTTTGGGATATTTGATCCATTGGAAGAAAAGTTCACTATTCAACAGATCGTAGACAGCAAGTCGGCATTGCAATCCTCAGATCTCAGAGCGTCTTTGTTTCCCAACGACATTATGGGTGCTGCGGGCTATTTGGTGGTCAGATTTCCAGGTCAGCACACTTATCTGTTGGGCAAAATATGGTTCACCTTGCTGTCGTCTGTAGTATTTATTGTGATTATACTGGTATGTTTTTCTTATGCCATCCACACCATATTTCAACAAAAAAAATTGTCTGAGATCAAAAATGATTTCATCAACAACATGACCCACGAGTTTAAAACGCCTATTTCTACAGTATCATTGGCCTGCGAGGCCTTGCGCGATGAGCAAATCAGGAATACAGAGGGACTTAAAGAACGATATTTGAGCATTATCCATGATGAAAACAAGCGACTAGGCTTGCAAGTAGAAAAAGTGCTACAAATGGCTGTGATCGAGCGAAACGACTTCAAACTTAAATTGGAAGAAGTAAACGTGCATGAAATCATCGAAAAAGCGATAGCCAATATCATGATACAAGTAACTAATAAAGGGGGAGAACTCACCAAGGACCTCAAAGCGATTAATCAAACTCTAGTAGCGGATCAGATGCATTTGACTAACATTGTTTATAATCTATTGGACAATGCAAATAAATATTCGGCCGAGGAGCCGTCGATCAAGGTAACGACACTTGACTATGCTCATGGCATCATGATCAAAATAACAGATCATGGTATAGGGATGTCCAAGGACTTGGTCAGTAAAATATTCGATAAATTTTACCGAATTCCTACGGGCAACCTGCACGATGTCAAAGGCTTTGGCTTGGGGCTGGCTTATGTAAAAAGCATGGTGGAGGCTCACGGAGGGTCGATAGAAGTAAAAAGTGAATTGAAAAAAGGCAGCGAGTTTACGGTCTTTTTGCCGTATCACCTAAACGAACAATGAGATGAGCAAAATCAAAATACTTTTGGTAGAGGACGACCCTAATTTAGGACAGATTCTCAATGAATATTTACAACTCAAAGGCTACGAAACTGTTTTGTGTCAGGATGGAGAAGCTGGTTTTGCAGCTTTTCAGCAGGGCGGTTTTGATTTTTGTATTCTTGATGTGATGATGCCCAAGAAGGATGGTTTTTCCCTTGCTCGTGATATCCGAGCCATGGACAAGCAGACGCCTATGATATTTCTTACGGCCAAGTCCATGAAAGAAGACACCATCGAAGGCCTGAAAATAGGAGCCGACGATTACTTGACAAAGCCCTTCAGTATGGAAGAGCTACTTCTGAGGATACAGGCCATTTTGAAACGCACACACACGGGCGGAAACTCAAAAAGTACGACCACGGCTTACGAACTTGGATCCTTGGTGTTTAGGTATGACAAAAGCGTGCTAGAGCGACCTTCTGGCGATGTAAAGCTCACTTCTCGTGAAAACGAATTGCTCAAGTTATTCTGTGACCATATGAACGAAACTCTGGATCGTAGTGTGGCACTTATGGCAATTTGGAAAGACGATAGTTATTTCAATGCCAGAAGTATGGATGTGTACATTGCCAAGCTTAGAAAATACATAAAAGAAGAAGAAGGAATCCATATTTTGACTGTGCATGGGCAGGGTTTTAAGCTTGTGAAAATCGACTAAATTTCTTATCTTGGCTATCAGCCTAATCTCCATTTGGGCTTCGCTTGACTGATTCAATTCGATTGTCGTAGAATTAACAATTCTTTAAAACCTGCAAAGGGCAAAGTCATTCTACAATAGCTTTATTTGTTTACCCGAAAACCCAAAAATGTATGCAACTAGTACCTTCTATATCAATCAAAGATGGTAAAGTAACCAGACTGACCAGAGGCGATTATGCCACAGGTAAAATTTATAATGAAAGCCCAGTAGACTTGGCTCGTCAGTTTGAAGATCATGGAATCAAAAGACTACATGTGATTGATTTGGATGGTGCTAAAAAAGGTGCGCCAGTTAACTACCATATACTAGAAATGATGGCTGGCTATTCCAATATTTCTATCAACTTCTCTGGAGGAATCCATACAGATGGCGATGTGACTAAGTCTTTTGAGTTTGGAGCGGAAAGCATCACTTCTGCGACGATGGCGGTATATAAGCCCGATTTGTTTACTTCTTGGATGATGTCATATGGCAGAGAAAAGATAGCTCTAGGGGCAGATGCCTTGGATGGATTGTTGCGAGTAGGAGGTTGGCAGAAGGGTACTAAAGTGGACTTGATGGAACACATCGAATATTTTTATTCTCGAGGATTGAAATATTTGAAAACAACAGATATATCTAAGGAAGGGGCGATGGAAGGTCCCGCGTTGGAGCTTTACCAAGCTATAATAGAAAAATTCCCTAACCTATGCTTGTTTGCCAGTGGGGGCATGCGCAATATGGATGATATCCGAAAACTAGAAGAACTAGGTGTTTATGGGGTCATATTTGGTAAAGCCTTTTATGAAGGCAAAATCACACTAAAAGACATTGAGCAGTACACGGTAGGTGTCAGTTAAGGATTAAGAATCTTTGAATTTTGTTTTGTCATATACTGGTCGAGCTTTTTGTCTTGGTATGATCCAGTATATACCGTCGCTTTTTTCTATTCTTTCGCTCTTATCATAGGGAGAAGGATGCTCTAGATCTTTTTGGTTGTCTCTTGGCGAACTCGATTTTTTACCAAAGACCAGATTCATTCCAAATCTAAAATCAGCTGCATCTATTTGGGTTGCATCCCATACCTTGAGGAGTTTGTCTGATGCCATATAGATTTGGCAAGGGCCAAGGTTGACTGCGGCAGCTAGTCCGACATCGATGCCTTGCTGAGGTATTCTGGACACATTGACGGAAAAGTCCAACGCACGCCCTACTTTACGAGTGTAGGCAGCCGAATAGATCATTCTGAAATGGCCTTGTACCACATGTGCAGCTATCGTGCCTGTAAATCTGTCATATGGAGTCAATTGATACATCAAACTTGCATATGAGGAAGTGTTGAGTCCGGTAGTATAAGCCTCATAGAGAGTAGTATCTTGTATCCTGTATTTCAATGAATCTATGTAGGCATCTCCAAAATCACCAACGTCGGCTAAGTCTATACCTTCAAACCGGAAAGTAGTATCTGCCAAGTGATAATTTTCTGTATCTACTTTCCATCGGATAAATCCTAAATCGTTTACCGAGACAGCAGCAGATAATTCTTTGGTGATTTTCCAATGCACACCTAGATCGATGCCAGCTCCGAGGTTGCCATTACTGATCATGTGTGTGGTAAGGTCGTTACTGTCCATGATGTTGAACCCTGAAGTGTAGATCGCTGAATTTTTCAAGTTAAAGTTGGCTTGGTAGTTATCCTCTTCAAAGCCAATAGACCCGTCAAATTTGCTGTCGGTTACAGCACTCATCATGCCGTTGAGAAATTTCACTCTTACGCCGATATTTACACCTTTTCCAGGGAGACTTTTCCATATGCCAAAGCCATATTCTCTATAATACCTTACATCTAGAGCTGTTCCTTTTAGGTCTAATCGATCTCCAATTAGTGGGGTGTTACCTTTCCATGCGGTATTTACTAGATCGTCGCTGTAAAAGCCTCTAGCCCCTATTCTTTCACGAATGAAAACGGAAAATCCTTGTGTTGCTGATTTTTTCCAACCTACATAGAACGTAGATATTTCAGCTTCAGCACTTACGTAATTTCTTTTTTTAGAATTGTCTACAAATCGGTCAATATCCCATTTCCGTTCTCCATTTTCATTGGTGGTAATGGCGTCGTTGTAATTGGTGGGACTGTTAAAGTCTACCATCACACCAGATAGCACGGGTATACCTACAAAAGTTTTTCCTTCTGGGAAGAATGCCGGATTGAAGTTGTTGCCTTGATAGGTACTGTTGGTCAGGTGATATAACGAAATACCAGATTGAGCCAAGGTCGGTGTAAACCCAGTCAGCACAAGGAGTAGGACGCAGATGTATGTTGTTTTCAGCTTATAATTCATGTTTCACATTTGCTTGAGTGCCTACTTTGAGGGTCATCTCATAGTCTGAAAATAATTTGACATAGTTGTCGTCTGCCGCTTTGTAGCTGGTGATATGGGTGACGATATTTAATATGCTGGCATTTATCAATTCTTGATAACCATGCCCGCGATATAATTTTATAGTGTCCTTGTTAACGATTTTTTCCTCTATTCGCCCCGTGGACAAAAGCTCTGGGGATTTTATAAATGAGATATCTAGAAACTCAAACAATACGCTGGAGTCTGAGTCCAAAAATTGCATATCTATCGACCCTTCGAGAGGCAGTTCGTTGTGGGTAGTTAGTATGAGTCTGATGGTGTCTGCATCTTCAAAGTCGAAAGCTTCAATACCAGTCCCAAAGTTTCTTGACAACCCCTCTAGTTTCACATCGAGAGGGAGGTTGATCTCTGTGACTACTTCTACCTCGCTAGTTGAACTTACAAAGTTTCTGTCTTGATCATTTGCATTATTATAGTTTGATCCCGCTGTCAAATCGATATTGAAGCTGGTTGGAGATATTGCAAATAGCTCTCTTAGGTTAGAGTTGGTTTCATTGGTTCGAATGATGGAGCTGAGTGAAGTGCCTACCTGTGTAGTACTTGGCGCTCTTACCAGTTGTGGACTTGCCGTAATGTCTCCAGACAAGTTTACTGTAGTGCCTTTTGAATTGGTAGAGGAGATACCTCCCATGTTGAGACCCATCGGTACACCAAACCCATTGCTGATATAAAAGCTGACTTGTGGCGCGTTGAAGCTCAAGCTATTTTCCGAAAGGTCTTCGAAAAATCCCATGTCAACGGTCTGGTTTTCTATATTGATAGTTTTGTCACCAAACCAGCCATATATTTCTGAAAAATCAGCGTTGGTAATGGAAAGTGTGTAGTCTATAAAATCGGTACTACTTACGCCCTCTCCTGTTTTCACTTTCAGTGTGCTATCGAATACTCCACTAAAAAAATTGGTATTGCCTGTGCCAGGCACTTGAACAATGATGGTTTTGTGATTTGTCAGATCTTGAGTGGCTTGATTGGAGCTATTGCCAGGTACGGTGCCTGATAGTATCATGGGTGCTCCAGTGTCTAGGTTTACAATGTCAGTAAGTGTAAGCTCATACTCAAGCTCAGATTGGTATTGGTTGGTAATGTCTAGCGTTATAGTACCTGTAGAATACTTTACAGAATCCAGTTCTTCGTTGTTGGGGGAGGTGTATTCAAACGTTAGCGTTTGTGTCGGAATTACAATGTCCTGATTGCTCGGAGAGACAGGAATATCTGCTAAGTTCGGACTAATTATACCTGGGTTAGATACATCTTGTAGTACTATGACTTGTGCATAATCGTCGAAATAGGTCGTGTCCAGATAGGTGATTGCGAGCAGCTTGCTATTGTCTTCAGTGATCAATAGGTTAGGGTCGTCCAGTTTATCGATCAGGTCCTTAATGGTGTATGTGGTTTGACCAATGGGAATAGATGCGTCAGGTGTATATAGAGGCACTTCGATGTCGTCGAAATCTAATTCTCCCATATTACACATGGAAAATAAGAGTACTATCACCCCATAGCTTATGGTGTTTAGATAGTGGTTTTTTTGAGTCAAAATAGATTTGATAAGTTGCACAAAGTTTATTTTTTTCACACTTATTAGCGCATTCAATAGCAATATACTAATATTTCCATTCTCTAAAATGCTAAATACTAAACGGTTAAGATCAGGGATATTGCTTGTATATCAAAAATAGAGAGCAGATTTATAAGGTACGGATAGATTCTTCTACTTTTTTCCTCATCTCAACTTTGTATTGTGCTAATTTTTCGGCAACAATTTCGTCGTGACTTCCTATGATCTGCGCAGCAAGTATGCCTGCATTCTTAGCACCATCTAGGGCTACGGTAGCTACAGGCACACCACCTGGCATTTGCAAAATAGACAATACAGAATCCCATCCGTCTATTGAATTGCTAGACTTGACAGGTACGCCGATCACGGGTAGGGTGGTAATCGCCGCTACCATGCCTGGCAAGTGCGCAGCACCTCCTGCTCCTGCGATGATTACTTGTAGTCCACGCGATCTGGCATTTTCGGCATAGTCTACCATGCGGTGTGGGGTACGGTGAGCAGATACAATAGTGAGTTCATACGCTACGCCTAATTGATCGAGTACTTCTGCGGCCTGATTCATGATGTTCAGGTCGCTTTTGCTCCCCATGATTATTCCTACTGATGGCTTCATTATGCTTTGATTTTTATGGATTCTTTTACTGATCGAGCAATGGTTTTGAGGTCTTCTAAGTGATCTCCTACCAAGGTCACGTGTCCCATTTTCCTAAAGGGTTTGGTTAATTTTTTTCCATACAAATGTACGTGAAGTCCTTCAATCTGTAAGGCTTCTTCTAGCCCTTCGTATTGGGCCAAACCAGTGTAGCCTTCTTCGCCTAGCAGGTTGATCATCACAGAAGCTCCTTTGATGGCGGTGTCCCCTAGTGGCAAGTTGAGTATGGCTCGGATGTGCTGTTCAAACTGTGAAGTCACATTGGCTTCTATCGTCTGGTGACCGCTGTTGTGCGTACGTGGTGCACATTCGTTTACGATTACGTCGCCGTCTTTGGTAGTAAACATTTCTACCGCTAGCAAACCTACCATGTCGAGTGATGAGATAACTTTTTTGGCCAATTCTCTTGCTTTGATTCTAATGTCTTCACTAATGCTAGAGGGTGAAAATAAAAACTCCACCAAGTTGGCTTCTGGATGATATTCTAATTCTACCACGGGGTAGGTGTTCATTTCTCCATCCGCGTTTCGGGCTACGATCACGGAGATTTCCTTGTCGTAATCCACAAATTTTTCTATCAGCGCAGGTTTGTCAAATCCTTTTGAGATGTCAGCTTCTGTTCGGATCACCTGTACGCCACGGCCGTCGTATCCTTCGGTGCGAAGCTTGTGTACACCCGGAAGTAGGTCTGTGTGCTGATGCAGCTCCTCTAGCGACTGGGTCAGTACGAAAGGAGAAGTGGGAATGTCGTTGTCTAAATAGAATTGCTTTTGAATGCCCTTGTCCTTGATGATTTTGAGCGCACGAGGCTGAGGAAAAACTTTTTTACCTTGTTTTTCGAGTGCTTCTAACGCTTCTATGCTTACATTCTCTATCTCCACGGTGATGAGGTCACAAGTAGCACCAAAGGCCATGACTTGATCGTAGTCTTTGATGTCCCCATTTACAAATTCGGTTGCTAGATGCTTGCACGGGGCATTAGGATCTGGGTCCATCGATTTGATATCTAAATTCAAGTCTATGGCAGATTGGATCATCATACGGCCGAGCTGGCCACCACCTAATACGCCTATCTTTACATTGGGATCAAAACTCATCTGATATTCTGCTTGTGATGGGCGCAAAGCTAAACAGCACAAGGCAATCCTTGAAGTGTTTCCTATTTTTTGATAATACCCATCTTTTCCATCAGTTTGCTGGCATTGAAACTACCGCAGGGTGCCAGAGACAATTTGTAATCGAAAATAATCTCATCATCTACGATAGAGCTATTGAAACTCATGTTTTGGATATTGGGTTGATCTTTCGATAAAGCCGATAGCTGGATGTCGTGAGTAGAAATCAGTCCCCGACAATTTTCTTTGATCAATTGGTCTATCAGAGAGAGCGCACCTTTGTGGCGGTCTTCCGAATTGGTGCCTTTCAGAATTTCGTCGAGCATATAGAAGATAGGTTCGCCCTGTTGCAAAAGGTCGAGCAGCTGCTTGAGCCGCTTGAGTTCTGCATAAAATGAACTGACGTTTTCCTCTAAATTGTCTTGTGTGCGCATGCTGGTGAAAAGCTGAACGAGAGACAGCTCAAACTTTCGAGCACAAACGGGTGCGCCCATTTGTGCCAGCACGAGATTGATACCTATCGTGCGGAGAAAGGTGCTCTTGCCCGACATGTTGGAGCCTGTGACTAGCCCGAGTCTGCCTTTGCCCGACAGCGTGAAATCATTGCTTACACGCTGGGTAGACTTGATCAACGGATGTGCCATTTGCTCAGCGACTAGCACGTGATCCGTGTCCGATAACTTTGGGAAGGTAAAGGTAGGATTAGCGTAAGCGAACGAGGCCAAGTCAGACAAGGCGTCGATTTGATGCACCGCATCGAACCAGTTTTGCACATGATGGATGTTTTTCTTTTTCCATTGGACCGCTAGGAGTAGCCAGTTGACATCGAGCAAAAAAAGTACATTGAAAGGCAAATACAGGATATTGGCTCTGCTGAGCAAAAACATCAAAATCCTGCGAAGGCGCATGATAGCGGAAGAGGCAGACTGACCTTTGGTTTTTAGTTGGTCGTGTAGTCGAGTAAGTA contains the following coding sequences:
- the purE gene encoding 5-(carboxyamino)imidazole ribonucleotide mutase, translated to MKPSVGIIMGSKSDLNIMNQAAEVLDQLGVAYELTIVSAHRTPHRMVDYAENARSRGLQVIIAGAGGAAHLPGMVAAITTLPVIGVPVKSSNSIDGWDSVLSILQMPGGVPVATVALDGAKNAGILAAQIIGSHDEIVAEKLAQYKVEMRKKVEESIRTL
- a CDS encoding 5-(carboxyamino)imidazole ribonucleotide synthase is translated as MSFDPNVKIGVLGGGQLGRMMIQSAIDLNLDIKSMDPDPNAPCKHLATEFVNGDIKDYDQVMAFGATCDLITVEIENVSIEALEALEKQGKKVFPQPRALKIIKDKGIQKQFYLDNDIPTSPFVLTQSLEELHQHTDLLPGVHKLRTEGYDGRGVQVIRTEADISKGFDKPALIEKFVDYDKEISVIVARNADGEMNTYPVVELEYHPEANLVEFLFSPSSISEDIRIKARELAKKVISSLDMVGLLAVEMFTTKDGDVIVNECAPRTHNSGHQTIEANVTSQFEQHIRAILNLPLGDTAIKGASVMINLLGEEGYTGLAQYEGLEEALQIEGLHVHLYGKKLTKPFRKMGHVTLVGDHLEDLKTIARSVKESIKIKA
- a CDS encoding MutS-related protein, giving the protein MTETNASFFTTRVETLHAESQKLEQKATTLSWIRVCSFLVFLVAFIYFANTREIQSMLLSVVAFVPVFGWVIRKHNQAKFGLTQHQALLVVNENEIKRANGAFSDLDNGLDYLGTNHAYAPDIDLFGSNSLFQLLVRSKLSGTRALIKNWLLHRSTKNEIEERHAAIQELSTDTEWRQNLTAYGYHGDRKNEKYANVVVSLIQWIDLKLSQIDKPFWNIMRFIMPAAALTILAGINILGWPYQWIYLPILINLALLSILFKPLMDLTNEFGNIADFLKGYEHVIIEIEKKSFESPLLTRLHDQLKTKGQSASSAIMRLRRILMFLLSRANILYLPFNVLFLLDVNWLLLAVQWKKKNIHHVQNWFDAVHQIDALSDLASFAYANPTFTFPKLSDTDHVLVAEQMAHPLIKSTQRVSNDFTLSGKGRLGLVTGSNMSGKSTFLRTIGINLVLAQMGAPVCARKFELSLVQLFTSMRTQDNLEENVSSFYAELKRLKQLLDLLQQGEPIFYMLDEILKGTNSEDRHKGALSLIDQLIKENCRGLISTHDIQLSALSKDQPNIQNMSFNSSIVDDEIIFDYKLSLAPCGSFNASKLMEKMGIIKK